A genomic stretch from Bos mutus isolate GX-2022 chromosome 4, NWIPB_WYAK_1.1, whole genome shotgun sequence includes:
- the LOC102275825 gene encoding olfactory receptor 2A1/2A42, translating into MGENQTIVTEFILLALCLGPRIQVLLFGLFSLFYVLTLLRNGVILGLTSLDCRLHTPMSFFLSHLAIADMAYTCSTVPQMLLNLLSSAKPISFAGCITQTFLFVSFTHTKCLLLGVMSYDRCVAICHPLQYSVIVSWRVGISLVGTSWACGSLLALVHAGLVLRLPFCGPHEINHFCEILSVLKLACADTGLNQLVLFVACMFFLVRPLCLLLGSYTHILATILRIQSAEGYRKALSTCSSHLFVVRLFFGSAIVMSMAPKSRHPEEQQKSLSLFHSFFNPMLNLLIYSLRNAEVKGALRRVLFKESHFLLE; encoded by the coding sequence atgggagaaaatcagACAATAGTTACAGAGTTCATTCTACTGGCTCTTTGTCTTGGCCCAAGGATTCAGGTGCTCCTCTTTGGGCTCTTCTCCCTGTTCTATGTCCTCACCCTGCTGAGGAACGGGGTCATCCTGGGGCTCACCTCACTGGACTGCAGACTGCACACCCCCATGTCCTTCTTCCTGTCACACCTGGCCATTGCTGACATGGCCTACACCTGTAGCACAGTGCCCCAGATGCTGCTCAACCTCCTGAGTTCAGCCAAGCCCATCTCCTTTGCTGGCTGCATTACACAGACCTTTCTCTTTGTGAGTTTCACTCACACCAAGTGTCTGCTCCTGGGGGTGATGTCCTATGATCGGTGTGTGGCCATCTGccaccccctccaatattctgtCATTGTGAGCTGGAGAGTTGGCATCAGCCTGGTGGGGACTTCCTGGGCATGTGGCTCCCTCCTGGCCCTGGTCCATGCGGGTCTCGTCCTGAGGCTGCCCTTCTGTGGGCCTCATGAAATCAACCACTTCTGTGAAATCTTGTCTGTCCTCAAGCTGGCCTGTGCTGATACCGGGCTCAACCAACTTGTCCTCTTTGTTGCCTGCATGTTTTTCTTAGTCAGGCCCCTCTGCCTGCTGCTGGGCTCCTACACGCACATCCTGGCCACCATCCTGAGGATCCAGTCCGCTGAGGGCTACAGGAAGGCCTTGtccacctgctcctcccacctcttCGTGGTCAGGCTCTTCTTTGGCAGTGCCATCGTTATGTCCATGGCCCCCAAGTCCCGCCACCCTGAGGAGCAGCAGAAGAGCCTTTCCCTGTTTCACAGTTTCTTCAACCCCATGCTGAACCTGCTCATCTACAGCCTGAGGAATGCAGAGGTCAAGGGTGCCCTGAGGAGAGTACTGTTCAAGGAGAGTCATTTCCTGTTGGAGTAA